The following proteins are co-located in the Microbulbifer sp. VAAF005 genome:
- a CDS encoding CoA pyrophosphatase, with protein MLEIIEQKIVGQIEDLEARVPVGPDLHGHAAVLIALTDEPDPQVILTKRSANLSTHSGEVSLPGGRWDATDPSLQFTALREAEEEVSLPMDDVRILGPLWPRTTRWQVHVTPWLGIISPEIHLSPNPGELDAVFRVPLSFFLADPRIRTDRIIIDNQAIYLPAYRYEGYEIWGFTAGVITEFLVKILGASIGRRDDVPLRALN; from the coding sequence ATGCTAGAGATCATTGAACAGAAAATCGTAGGGCAAATTGAAGATTTGGAAGCGCGGGTTCCAGTAGGCCCGGATCTCCACGGGCATGCGGCAGTATTGATTGCACTTACTGATGAACCCGATCCCCAGGTTATTCTTACTAAGCGCTCAGCAAATCTCTCTACACACTCCGGTGAAGTCTCACTGCCAGGAGGCCGCTGGGATGCTACCGACCCATCACTTCAATTTACCGCCTTGCGTGAAGCAGAAGAGGAAGTCAGTCTGCCTATGGATGATGTGCGTATACTCGGCCCCCTTTGGCCACGCACTACTCGTTGGCAGGTACATGTTACCCCTTGGTTGGGAATAATTTCTCCGGAAATTCACCTGTCCCCAAACCCTGGAGAATTGGATGCAGTATTTCGAGTTCCTTTGTCATTTTTTCTGGCGGACCCACGTATTCGCACTGATCGGATTATTATTGATAATCAGGCGATTTATCTGCCGGCCTACAGATATGAAGGTTATGAAATCTGGGGCTTTACAGCAGGTGTCATAACCGAATTTTTAGTGAAAATACTGGGGGCATCAATTGGCCGCCGTGATGATGTGCCGTTGCGTGCACTCAATTAG
- a CDS encoding nuclear transport factor 2 family protein: MDNLQLFKDRFAISDLLARYTLTIDNNDARGWASLFTPDGRFERGNIMIRGREKLERYATIHSKLGSWHITSSPYIPFLKMGSPLQGKQRLYK, encoded by the coding sequence ATGGATAATTTACAATTATTCAAAGACCGATTTGCGATTAGTGATCTACTCGCCCGTTACACACTAACTATCGACAATAATGATGCCCGAGGCTGGGCATCATTATTTACACCCGATGGTCGATTTGAACGTGGCAATATTATGATTCGGGGAAGGGAGAAACTAGAGCGCTACGCAACTATTCACAGCAAGTTGGGAAGTTGGCACATCACAAGCTCCCCCTATATTCCATTTCTAAAGATGGGCAGTCCGCTTCAGGGAAAGCAGCGACTCTACAAGTAA
- a CDS encoding LysR family transcriptional regulator: protein MKPNLEDMQVFLAVVEARSFTLAADRLERTKSAVSQAVTRLESDIGTRLLYRSTRSLSLTEAGSEFYAHCQEIKDIYNSALAGLKNNSDKLAGSLSVTAPHALCESVIVPAIIRLAEQYPQLKIRLLANDSPMDLIESQVDLAIRVGNLELQSAKVAKIGLLGESLYASPQLIEKQSGTPEDLTELQNWTHIANDWQGTPLKYEFKNGVQVKVRPNIRCNSLHDIMQLTEAGLGVAQLPDIAARKRVDNGALCPIAPVAAAPIHYMHLFSKRPPAKVQKFIKAIKTQLKSLANN from the coding sequence ATGAAGCCAAACCTGGAAGATATGCAGGTATTCCTAGCGGTAGTTGAGGCACGTAGCTTCACCCTCGCAGCCGATCGGCTGGAGCGCACCAAATCAGCAGTAAGCCAAGCCGTAACCCGGTTGGAGTCAGATATTGGCACACGGTTGCTTTATCGCAGCACCCGCTCTCTCTCCCTTACTGAAGCTGGATCAGAGTTTTACGCCCACTGCCAAGAGATTAAGGATATATATAACTCAGCATTAGCAGGCCTTAAGAATAATAGCGATAAATTGGCGGGTTCACTATCTGTGACAGCTCCCCACGCACTGTGTGAGTCAGTGATTGTTCCAGCAATCATCAGACTGGCCGAACAATACCCGCAATTGAAAATTAGACTATTAGCCAATGATTCCCCCATGGACTTGATTGAATCCCAGGTGGATTTGGCCATTCGTGTAGGCAATCTTGAACTTCAATCCGCCAAAGTTGCAAAGATTGGCTTATTGGGTGAAAGTCTATACGCCAGCCCTCAGCTAATCGAGAAGCAGTCCGGCACTCCTGAAGACCTTACCGAGTTACAAAACTGGACACATATTGCCAATGATTGGCAGGGCACACCATTAAAATATGAATTTAAAAATGGCGTTCAAGTAAAAGTCAGACCCAACATACGCTGCAACTCCCTGCACGACATCATGCAGTTAACTGAAGCCGGTTTAGGTGTTGCCCAGCTACCTGATATTGCCGCCCGAAAAAGAGTTGATAACGGAGCTCTTTGTCCGATAGCACCTGTCGCCGCTGCGCCTATTCATTATATGCATCTATTTTCAAAAAGACCGCCGGCAAAGGTACAAAAATTTATCAAAGCCATTAAGACCCAATTAAAATCTTTAGCTAATAATTAA